A section of the Leptospira kobayashii genome encodes:
- a CDS encoding multiheme c-type cytochrome yields the protein MATHWKDPIPEQGPSPGHFSKLESQLDPGSCGTCHKEQFQKWGQSLHARTISPGVLWQLPGLGKEQADACFRCHSPLTETRRYLAVNEGWESDFPKEWATYLPKGTEKQGLICANCHVRNHNRFGPPSKTNSAASKTSPHNGFTAKEEFESSEFCKNCHETPESGKMINGKRMMETFSEWKTSKFAKEGTNCQNCHMPDRNHEWKGIHDKEMVQNALDVKLEVSEKDNSIFVKGTLTSKNIGHKFPSYAVPKIYIRLVLDSRPKFKEPIILREEIIGRFVDIYIEKESFDTRLSPGESFQIEGKLAKSQIPPGSTIKLEIDVSPGEMYKRMFQHNLENKETLFISPNAIPILEQALSEKKKSDYRLFTLSREVLGSLRQ from the coding sequence TTGGCAACACATTGGAAAGATCCGATTCCCGAACAAGGCCCTAGTCCCGGTCATTTTTCCAAATTGGAATCCCAACTGGATCCCGGTTCTTGTGGTACCTGTCACAAGGAACAATTTCAAAAATGGGGACAAAGCCTTCATGCCCGAACCATCAGTCCTGGTGTTCTTTGGCAATTGCCGGGGCTTGGCAAAGAACAGGCCGATGCTTGCTTTCGGTGCCACAGCCCTTTAACAGAAACAAGGCGATATTTGGCTGTCAATGAAGGCTGGGAATCCGATTTTCCAAAAGAATGGGCAACTTACCTTCCCAAGGGTACGGAAAAGCAAGGCCTAATATGTGCTAATTGCCATGTAAGAAATCACAACCGCTTCGGTCCTCCTTCCAAAACAAATTCCGCCGCCTCAAAGACATCACCTCACAATGGTTTTACTGCCAAAGAAGAATTCGAATCCTCAGAATTTTGCAAAAACTGCCATGAAACCCCCGAATCAGGTAAAATGATCAACGGAAAACGAATGATGGAAACTTTTTCCGAATGGAAAACCTCCAAGTTCGCAAAAGAAGGAACGAATTGTCAAAATTGTCATATGCCTGACCGCAACCATGAATGGAAAGGAATTCATGATAAGGAAATGGTACAAAACGCTTTGGATGTAAAATTGGAAGTCTCCGAAAAAGATAATTCAATTTTCGTAAAAGGAACGTTAACTTCAAAGAATATCGGTCATAAATTTCCCAGTTATGCGGTTCCGAAAATTTATATTCGTTTGGTTTTGGACTCACGGCCAAAGTTCAAAGAACCGATCATTTTAAGGGAAGAAATCATCGGAAGATTTGTAGATATATATATCGAAAAGGAAAGTTTTGATACAAGACTTTCTCCTGGAGAATCTTTTCAGATAGAGGGGAAACTTGCAAAAAGTCAAATCCCTCCGGGATCTACCATCAAACTGGAAATAGACGTAAGTCCCGGAGAAATGTACAAGCGTATGTTTCAGCATAATTTGGAAAATAAAGAGACCTTATTCATTTCACCGAACGCCATCCCGATACTGGAACAGGCATTAAGTGAAAAGAAAAAATCGGATTATCGTCTCTTTACTTTGAGCCGAGAAGTGCTTGGTTCACTTCGGCAATGA
- a CDS encoding MetQ/NlpA family ABC transporter substrate-binding protein — protein sequence MIHFISKLSFPVMIGLLVFISVACGKSNSTPLGADRKNLKIGICPGPYGDLLKKAVLPSLSKKGYTIEIVSFSDYIQPNLALANKDIDANLFQHQPYLTKFSKDKDLQLTSVINIPTAPMSVFAGKTKDPNLLGNKASIALPNDPTNLLRALKLFQELGFIKVNPNADPAKASLKDIIENKKEIQFLPLEAAQLPRSLESTDFTAINGNFAIASGLDLTKAVKLETLAEEHKNIIVIRDEDKNSQFTKDIEEAVRSKEFAEVINRDFQGFQKPDWFGK from the coding sequence ATGATACATTTTATTTCCAAACTTTCTTTCCCGGTTATGATCGGGCTTTTGGTTTTTATTTCGGTGGCCTGTGGAAAATCAAATTCCACTCCTCTCGGTGCGGATCGAAAAAATCTAAAGATCGGGATCTGTCCCGGTCCTTACGGTGATTTATTGAAAAAGGCAGTGTTACCTTCTCTTTCTAAAAAAGGTTATACCATCGAAATTGTTTCTTTTAGCGATTATATCCAACCGAATTTGGCTTTGGCAAATAAGGACATTGATGCCAATTTATTTCAACACCAGCCGTATCTTACGAAATTCTCCAAAGACAAGGATCTTCAATTAACTTCTGTTATAAATATTCCGACTGCTCCGATGTCTGTTTTTGCGGGCAAAACCAAAGATCCGAATCTTCTTGGAAACAAAGCATCGATTGCTCTCCCTAACGATCCTACCAATTTGTTACGCGCTCTTAAATTATTTCAGGAGTTGGGTTTTATCAAAGTGAATCCGAATGCCGATCCTGCCAAAGCATCGCTTAAAGACATCATAGAAAATAAAAAAGAAATCCAGTTTTTGCCCTTGGAAGCGGCCCAACTTCCGCGTTCTTTGGAGAGCACCGACTTTACGGCGATTAACGGTAATTTTGCGATCGCTTCCGGCTTGGATCTAACCAAAGCGGTAAAGTTGGAAACATTGGCGGAAGAACATAAAAATATAATCGTCATTCGGGATGAGGATAAAAATTCTCAGTTTACGAAAGATATTGAAGAAGCCGTTCGTTCCAAGGAATTTGCAGAAGTAATCAATCGCGACTTTCAAGGTTTTCAAAAACCGGATTGGTTTGGAAAATAA